One region of Brevinematales bacterium genomic DNA includes:
- a CDS encoding WD40 repeat domain-containing protein yields MKKSIAGHAVLIASMTTLLSCGDGSVKPGVAATNQTTVAVTNHTTVIVDNKPSSHEGMVTALAFSPHGKTIATGSADKKVKLWTIDGKFIKALAVHSAPISGVAFSPDGKMIASSGWDKFVQLWTSAGVIQFALPIQQSYISEVKFSPDGTFMATAGWDGLVKIWDLKGKQLGEFAGHKSIVTSVAISPDSKLIASGSVDKTVRLWNKQGVCVLVFTNHTDYVEGVAFSPDGKMIASCSKDKTVKVWTLDGKIALDLKGHTDGVEDIAWSPDGKTLASASRDGTVRLWSLDGKAVGILTGHTGAVLQAAFSPDGKYIATGSSDKSVKLWSSSGAFIREFGVQ; encoded by the coding sequence ATGAAAAAGAGTATAGCAGGTCACGCGGTCTTAATCGCGTCCATGACGACGCTTCTTTCCTGCGGGGACGGTAGTGTCAAACCCGGCGTAGCCGCCACCAACCAGACCACAGTGGCAGTTACCAACCATACGACGGTCATCGTCGATAACAAACCGTCGTCGCATGAGGGGATGGTCACCGCGCTCGCGTTCAGTCCCCACGGGAAAACGATCGCAACCGGTTCCGCCGATAAAAAAGTGAAACTCTGGACAATCGACGGCAAATTCATCAAAGCGCTCGCCGTGCACAGCGCGCCCATCAGCGGGGTGGCATTCAGCCCCGACGGGAAAATGATCGCGTCGAGCGGATGGGACAAGTTCGTCCAGCTCTGGACAAGCGCGGGCGTTATCCAGTTCGCCCTGCCGATCCAGCAGTCGTATATCTCCGAGGTAAAATTCAGCCCGGACGGGACATTTATGGCGACCGCGGGATGGGACGGGCTGGTAAAAATATGGGACCTGAAGGGCAAACAGCTCGGCGAGTTCGCGGGGCATAAAAGTATCGTGACATCGGTCGCTATCAGCCCGGACTCGAAACTGATCGCGTCTGGCTCGGTCGATAAGACGGTGCGCCTCTGGAACAAACAGGGCGTATGCGTGCTCGTGTTCACCAATCACACCGATTATGTCGAGGGAGTTGCGTTCAGCCCCGACGGGAAAATGATCGCGAGCTGCTCGAAGGACAAGACCGTCAAGGTGTGGACTCTCGACGGGAAAATCGCGCTCGACCTCAAGGGGCATACCGACGGAGTCGAGGATATCGCGTGGAGTCCCGACGGGAAGACGCTCGCGAGCGCATCGCGCGACGGCACAGTCCGGCTATGGAGCCTCGACGGCAAGGCGGTGGGCATACTGACCGGGCATACCGGGGCAGTCCTGCAGGCGGCGTTCAGCCCGGACGGGAAATATATCGCGACAGGTTCCTCCGATAAGTCGGTGAAACTTTGGTCCTCCTCGGGCGCGTTCATCCGGGAGTTCGGCGTACAGTAA
- a CDS encoding redoxin domain-containing protein encodes MRKIILLALIVIPSIAGAAQPSKDFRYIDVLTGATNSFLHVQGKVVIVNLFATWCPPCRQELPVLNRIADEYPDNVIVIAGALDHVTADALKEYAANRGLTIPVFFADKAVSKWWDNPSTIPVTYIIGTNFQIAEVIFGAKSYETYIEVLDRVLPKKVYNILSPLDSSLLHAAKFGNYDELKDFIKQGANIKAMDDSTNTALHRAAAYGHLNIVRYLVELGADINQKACYGATPLLEACKYGKTDVAKYLITAGSEVGTTDMYGATPLHWAAKGGYTDIIEALIAAGAEVNAEDEYYRTPLHYAAYAGEIGAVQLLLKKGAKLDLHDTGGNTPFFYAKEQNRQEVVEYLSSINAP; translated from the coding sequence ATGAGAAAGATAATACTTTTAGCGCTCATCGTTATCCCGTCGATCGCGGGCGCGGCGCAGCCGTCGAAAGACTTTCGGTATATCGACGTTCTTACCGGCGCGACGAACAGTTTTCTGCACGTACAGGGTAAGGTCGTCATCGTGAACCTGTTCGCGACATGGTGCCCCCCGTGCCGTCAGGAACTCCCGGTGCTGAACCGGATCGCGGACGAATATCCCGATAATGTGATCGTGATAGCGGGGGCGCTCGATCATGTGACTGCGGACGCACTGAAGGAGTACGCGGCTAACCGGGGATTGACCATACCCGTCTTTTTCGCGGATAAGGCCGTCTCTAAATGGTGGGACAATCCCTCTACTATTCCGGTGACCTATATTATCGGGACGAATTTCCAGATTGCCGAGGTGATTTTCGGCGCCAAGAGTTATGAGACGTATATCGAAGTATTAGACAGAGTTCTCCCGAAAAAAGTCTATAACATCCTTTCGCCGTTAGACTCCTCCCTTCTCCACGCCGCGAAGTTCGGGAATTATGACGAGCTCAAGGATTTCATCAAACAGGGCGCGAATATTAAAGCGATGGACGACAGTACGAATACCGCGCTTCACCGCGCGGCGGCGTACGGACATCTGAATATCGTCCGGTACCTTGTGGAACTGGGCGCGGATATCAACCAGAAGGCATGCTATGGGGCGACCCCGCTTCTCGAGGCATGCAAGTACGGGAAAACGGATGTCGCGAAGTACCTGATTACGGCGGGTTCCGAAGTCGGCACGACGGATATGTACGGGGCGACTCCCCTGCATTGGGCCGCGAAGGGGGGATATACCGATATTATCGAGGCGCTGATAGCCGCCGGGGCGGAGGTGAACGCCGAGGACGAGTATTACCGCACCCCGCTGCATTACGCCGCATACGCCGGGGAGATCGGCGCGGTACAGCTCCTGCTGAAAAAGGGCGCGAAGCTCGATCTGCACGACACAGGAGGCAATACCCCGTTCTTCTACGCGAAGGAACAGAACCGTCAGGAAGTCGTCGAATACCTCTCCTCCATTAACGCGCCGTAA
- a CDS encoding 2,3-bisphosphoglycerate-dependent phosphoglycerate mutase: MGKLVLIRHGQSMWNLKNIFTGWVDVPLSAEGIEEAVRAGKELAGVGFDIVYVSTLVRAMETAMLVLAGNNSGKTPAVMHDSGKMSEWGRIYSAEAENGILPVYTAWELNERYYGELQGLNKAATAQKYGDEQVRIWRRSYDVPPPNGEALKNTAERTIPYFTGTVMPAVREGKNILISAHGNSLRSIIMHLDHLSNEEVLMLELPTGAPVIYEWTGKGLVKI, translated from the coding sequence ATGGGTAAACTGGTACTGATCAGGCACGGGCAATCCATGTGGAACCTCAAGAATATTTTTACCGGATGGGTGGACGTGCCGTTATCGGCCGAAGGGATTGAGGAGGCTGTCCGCGCGGGGAAGGAGCTTGCGGGAGTGGGGTTCGATATTGTTTATGTGTCGACTCTGGTGCGCGCGATGGAGACAGCGATGCTGGTTCTGGCGGGCAACAATTCCGGTAAAACCCCGGCGGTGATGCACGATTCGGGGAAAATGTCCGAATGGGGGAGAATCTATTCGGCGGAGGCGGAGAACGGCATTCTCCCGGTGTACACCGCGTGGGAGCTCAACGAGCGTTACTACGGCGAGCTCCAGGGGCTGAATAAGGCGGCTACGGCGCAGAAGTACGGCGACGAGCAGGTACGGATATGGCGGAGGAGTTACGATGTCCCGCCGCCGAACGGGGAAGCGCTGAAGAATACCGCCGAGCGGACAATCCCGTACTTCACCGGTACTGTGATGCCCGCGGTGCGCGAGGGGAAGAATATTCTCATCAGCGCCCACGGGAACAGCCTGCGTTCGATTATCATGCATCTGGACCATCTCAGTAACGAGGAAGTGTTAATGCTGGAACTACCGACGGGCGCGCCGGTTATATACGAATGGACGGGAAAAGGGCTGGTTAAAATATAG
- a CDS encoding STAS domain-containing protein → MDGMDSDISISIRVEEKGPIIVFYLGGTLEIMNSLQLEKQIEDYHQKSYKFFIFDLGSVSHLSSSGIRVFVTTMRLLNDIEGKMLICNLSPIVHRMFVAIELMEIFEIVDTRDEAVKIIEDFIQEKTKK, encoded by the coding sequence ATGGACGGAATGGATTCCGATATTTCAATCAGCATCAGGGTAGAGGAAAAAGGCCCGATTATCGTCTTCTACCTCGGCGGAACACTTGAAATTATGAACAGCCTGCAACTAGAGAAGCAAATTGAGGACTATCACCAGAAATCATATAAGTTTTTTATATTCGATTTGGGTTCGGTCAGTCATCTCAGCAGCAGCGGCATCCGCGTTTTTGTGACCACGATGCGGTTATTGAACGATATCGAGGGAAAGATGCTGATCTGCAACCTGAGCCCGATAGTACACAGGATGTTTGTCGCAATCGAATTAATGGAAATATTCGAAATCGTGGACACACGCGACGAAGCAGTGAAGATAATCGAAGATTTCATTCAAGAAAAAACGAAAAAATAA